The nucleotide sequence CCAAAAATAATCCGGTCTTGATTGGAGAGCCCGGTGTCGGCAAAACCGCGATCGCCGAAGGCTTGGCCCAACGGGTGATTCAAGGGGATATTCCAGATATTCTCGGCGAAAAGCGGGTTGTCACCCTCGATATCGGTCTGTTGGTGGCCGGCACGAAGTATCGGGGGGAGTTTGAAGAGCGGCTCAAGAAGATCATGGATGAGATTCGCTCTGCCGGAAACATCATTCTGGTGATTGACGAAGTCCATACCCTGATTGGGGCGGGGGCGGCTGAAGGGGCGATCGATGCTGCCAATATCCTCAAGCCCGCTCTGGCTCGCGGCGAGTTGCAGTGCATCGGTGCCACCACATTGGACGAGTACCGCAAGCACATCGAGCGGGATGCCGCTTTAGAACGCCGCTTCCAACCGGTGTTGGTGGGCGAACCGTCGGTATCGGAAACCATCGAAATTCTGTTTGGGCTGCGGGAGCGTTACGAAGAGCACCACAAGCTCAAAATCACCGATAACGCCTTGGATGCTGCTGCCAAGCTATCCGATCGCTACATTTCCGATCGCTTCTTGCCCGACAAGGCGATCGACCTGATTGACGAAGCTTCCTCCCGCGTGCGCCTGATCAATTCCCAATTGCCTCCGGCGGCCAGGGAATTGGATGAAGAATTGCGGCAACTGCTCAAAGATAAAGATGATGCAGTTCGGGGGCAGGACTTCGATAAAGCGGGCGAACTGCGCGATCGCGAGATGGAAATCAAGCAGGAGATCCGCGCGATCGCTGCTGCCAAGCGGGCTGAAATGGCCGATCGGGAAGAAATTCCCAATGTGGATGAAGAGGATATTGCCCATGTGGTCAGTTCCTGGACGGGGGTACCGGTTTCTAAGCTGACCGAGACCGAGTCCAAGCGCCTCTTGGAAATGGAAGGCACCCTCCACAACCGCATCATCGGTCAGGACGAAGCGGTGCGCGCGATTTCTCGGGCCATCCGCCGCGCTCGCGTCGGCCTCAAAGACCCCAATCGTCCCATTGCCAGCTTTATCTTCTCCGGTCCCACGGGTGTCGGTAAAACCGAGCTGACTAAGGCATTAGCCGCTTACTTCTTCGGCTCCGAAGATGCCATGATCCGTCTAGACATGTCGGAGTTTATGGAGCGCCACACTGCCTCCAAGCTGATTGGCTCTCCTCCTGGCTATGTGGGGTACAACGAGGGCGGTCAGTTGACCGAAGCGGTTCGCCGCCGTCCCTACACCGTCGTCCTGTTCGACGAAATCGAGAAGGCGCACCCCGATGTCTTCAACATGCTGCTGCAAATTCTCGAAGACGGTCGCCTCACTGACGCCAAAGGGCGCACGGTGGACTTTAAAAACACCCTGTTGGTCATGACCTCCAACATTGGTTCGAAGGTGATCGAAAAAGGTGGCGGTTCGTTGGGCTTCGAATTCAACACCGACGAGGACGATGCCAACTACAATCGCATTCGCTCTTTGGTGAACGAGGAGCTGAAGCAGTACTTCCGCCCCGAATTCCTCAATCGTTTGGACGAGGTTATCGTCTTCCGCCAGTTGACGAAGGACGAGGTCAAGGAGATCGCCGATATCCTGCTCAAGGAAGTGTTCGATCGCGTGGCTGAAAGGAATAT is from Synechococcus sp. PCC 7336 and encodes:
- a CDS encoding ATP-dependent Clp protease ATP-binding subunit, which encodes MFERFTEKAIKVIMLAQEEARRLGHNFVGTEQILLGLIGEGTGVAAKVLKSMGVNLKDARIEVEKIIGRGSGFVAVEIPFTPRAKRVLELSLEEARQLGHNYIGTEHLLLGLIREGEGVAARVLENLGVDLSKVRTQVIRMLGETAEVSSTGSSGRTKTPTLDEFGTNLTQLANDGKLDPVVGRQKEIERVIQILGRRTKNNPVLIGEPGVGKTAIAEGLAQRVIQGDIPDILGEKRVVTLDIGLLVAGTKYRGEFEERLKKIMDEIRSAGNIILVIDEVHTLIGAGAAEGAIDAANILKPALARGELQCIGATTLDEYRKHIERDAALERRFQPVLVGEPSVSETIEILFGLRERYEEHHKLKITDNALDAAAKLSDRYISDRFLPDKAIDLIDEASSRVRLINSQLPPAARELDEELRQLLKDKDDAVRGQDFDKAGELRDREMEIKQEIRAIAAAKRAEMADREEIPNVDEEDIAHVVSSWTGVPVSKLTETESKRLLEMEGTLHNRIIGQDEAVRAISRAIRRARVGLKDPNRPIASFIFSGPTGVGKTELTKALAAYFFGSEDAMIRLDMSEFMERHTASKLIGSPPGYVGYNEGGQLTEAVRRRPYTVVLFDEIEKAHPDVFNMLLQILEDGRLTDAKGRTVDFKNTLLVMTSNIGSKVIEKGGGSLGFEFNTDEDDANYNRIRSLVNEELKQYFRPEFLNRLDEVIVFRQLTKDEVKEIADILLKEVFDRVAERNIALTVTDRFKDLIVTEGYNPSYGARPLRRSIQRLMEDILAEQILSGKIVEGNSATLDLDEDDKPKVIMNDEESGEDRVLVSQGAEG